In Carya illinoinensis cultivar Pawnee chromosome 7, C.illinoinensisPawnee_v1, whole genome shotgun sequence, the following are encoded in one genomic region:
- the LOC122315360 gene encoding transcription factor BHLH42-like → MAAPPSSQLQTMLQAAVQSVQWTYSLFWQLCPQQGILVWADGYYNGAIKTRKTVQPMEVSSEEASLQRSQQLRELYDSLSAGETNQPARRPCAALSPEDLTESEWFYLMCVSFSFPPGVGLPGKAYARRQHVWLTGANDVDSKTFSRAILAKSARVQTVVCIPMMDGVVEFGTIDKVQEDLGFIQRVKSFFTDHPHQPLPPKPALSEHSTSNPATSSDHPHFHYSPLSVPPIYPSISDQPPVNASLQELLVHPEDQDLEDQEEEDDEDDEIDDGESDSEAETGRNNRPIISASNVLRGMATTTSAATAEPSELVQLEMSEDIRLGSPEDGSNNLDSDFHMLAVSQSVNPTNHNQRHADSYRANSSTRRIWPLGSGIQPLHSGAPAILDDLAQEDTHYSQTVSTVLQTQPIFWAATESSSISYIPCSTHSAFAKWTNRTDHHFHTPPEGTSQWLLKYILFSIPVLHNKYHEENSPKLRDGADATTRFKKGTPQEELSANHVLAERRRREKLNERFIILRSLVPFVTKMDKASILGDTIEYLKQLREKIQDLEARNRQMEVDHQRSRLGDFHRSNSLGDLQKSSSLKEQRSGGAMLMDRAGMETDQIRVGQSGQDKRKLRIVEESNGGVKPKTVVESPPPLSPTSMETSIEVSIIESDALLEIQCSYKEGLLLDIMQLLRELRIETTTVQSSLTNGFFVAELRAKVIKENVNGRKARIMEVKRAINQIIPHTD, encoded by the exons ATGGCTGCACCGCCGAGTAGCCAGCTTCAAACTATGTTGCAGGCGGCGGTGCAATCTGTTCAATGGACTTACAGCCTCTTTTGGCAACTCTGTCCACAGCAAGG GATCTTAGTATGGGCGGACGGGTACTACAATGGAGCAATTAAGACTCGGAAGACGGTGCAACCCATGGAGGTTAGTTCCGAGGAGGCATCCCTTCAGAGAAGCCAGCAGCTTAGAGAGCTCTACGATTCTTTATCCGCCGGAGAGACAAACCAGCCGGCACGGCGGCCTTGTGCAGCCTTATCTCCGGAGGACTTGACCGAGTCGGAGTGGTTCTATTTAATGTGcgtctctttctcttttccgcCTGGGGTGGG GTTACCAGGAAAGGCATATGCAAGGCGGCAGCATGTTTGGCTCACCGGTGCAAATGATGTTGACAGCAAAACTTTTTCTAGAGCCATTCTAGCCAAG AGTGCTCGTGTTCAGACTGTAGTTTGCATTCCCATGATGGACGGCGTAGTGGAATTTGGGACCATCGATAAG GTGCAAGAAGACCTTGGGTTTATCCAACGTGTGAAGAGCTTCTTCACCGACCACCCCCACCAACCTCTCCCCCCAAAGCCAGCTCTCTCCGAGCACTCCACTTCCAATCCCGCCACTTCTTCTGACCATCCCCACTTCCACTACTCTCCTCTTTCTGTCCCTCCCATCTACCCGTCCATCTCCGACCAACCTCCGGTCAACGCCAGCCTACAAGAATTATTAGTACATCCGGAAGATCAGGATTTGGAAGATCAAGAGGAGGAGGACGACGAAGACGACGAGATTGACGACGGTGAATCCGACTCAGAAGCCGAAACGGGACGTAACAACCGACCCATTATATCGGCCTCCAACGTCCTTCGAGGGATGGCAACCACCACCTCAGCCGCAACTGCCGAACCCAGCGAGCTCGTGCAGCTCGAGATGTCTGAGGACATCCGCCTCGGTTCCCCCGAAGATGGGTCCAATAATTTGGACTCGGATTTTCACATGCTTGCCGTGAGCCAATCGGTCAATCCTACGAACCACAACCAGCGCCACGCCGACTCGTATCGAGCCAATTCAAGTACTCGAAGAATATGGCCGTTGGGCAGTGGAATCCAACCCCTGCATTCAG gagCCCCTGCAATATTGGACGACTTGGCACAAGAGGACACCCACTATTCCCAGACAGTCTCCACAGTCCTTCAAACGCAGCCCATCTTTTGGGCTGCCACCGAGTCTTCCTCCATCAGCTACATTCCCTGCTCCACCCATTCAGCATTTGCCAAGTGGACGAACCGCACCGACCACCATTTTCACACCCCACCGGAGGGAACCTCCCAATGGCTCCTCAAGTACATTCTCTTTAGCATTCCTGTCCTCCACAACAAATATCATGAAGAAAATTCTCCTAAACTTCGAGACGGCGCCGATGCCACCACTCGTTTCAAAAAGGGAACCCCTCAAGAAGAGCTCAGTGCCAACCACGTCCTCGCCGAGCGCCGCCGTCGAGAAAAGCTTAACGAGAGGTTCATTATACTCAGATCACTCGTGCCTTTCGTGACCAAAATGGACAAGGCCTCCATATTAGGTGACACCATCGAGTACCTAAAACAACTACGTGAGAAAATTCAAGATTTGGAGGCACGTAACCGGCAAATGGAAGTCGATCATCAACGATCGAGATTGGGAGACTTTCATAGGTCTAATAGCTTAGGGGACCTACAGAAATCTAGTTCTTTGAAGGAGCAACGGAGTGGAGGAGCAATGTTGATGGATCGAGCCGGGATGGAAACTGACCAGATTCGAGTTGGTCAATCCGGGCAAGATAAGAGGAAGTTGAGGATTGTGGAGGAGAGCAATGGTGGTGTAAAACCCAAGACGGTCGTGGAGTCGCCGCCGCCACTATCCCCAACATCAATGGAGACCAGCATAGAGGTGTCAATCATAGAGAGTGACGCGTTGTTGGAGATCCAATGCTCGTACAAGGAAGGGTTGTTACTTGACATCATGCAACTGCTCCGAGAGCTCCGGATTGAGACCACGACGGTTCAATCTTCATTAACCAATGGATTCTTTGTAGCTGAATTGAGAGCCAAG GTGATCAAGGAGAATGTAAATGGGAGGAAAGCAAGAATTATGGAGGTGAAGAGGGCAATAAATCAAATCATCCCCCACACAGACTGA